The sequence below is a genomic window from Variovorax paradoxus B4.
TCAGCGCCTTCGGCGTCGGCGGCACCAACGCGCACATCATCCTCGAGGAAGCGCCCGCGCGGCCCGTCTCGGCCAGCGCCGGAGGGCCGCAGGTGCTGTCGATCTCGGCCCGCTCGGAGGCCGCGCTGGCCGTGGCCACGGAGCAGCTCGCCGCGCACCTCGACGCAACGCCCGGCGTACCGCTGGCCGACGTCGCCTACACGCTGAGCGTCGGCCGCAAGGCGCATGCCTTCCGCCGCGCGGTGGTGGCCAGCGATGCGGCCGAAGCCGTGGCCGCGCTGCGCGCGAGCGACAGCCCGTGGCGCGCCAGCGGGCGCGTCGACTCGCGCGCGCCGCAGCCGGTGCTGATGTTCCCGGGCCAGGGCGCGCAGTACGCCGGCATGGGAAAGATCCTGCATGCCAGCGACCCGGTGTTCGCGGCAGCCCTCGACACCTGCCTGAAGGCTTTCGGCGGCGCGGTGGATTTCGACCTGCGCGAGCGCATGTTCGGAACCGATCCGCAGGCGCTGGTACCCACTGCCGTCACGCAGCCCGCCATCTTCGCCATCGAGTACGCGCTGGCCCGCCGGCTGCTCTCGCTGGGGACGCGGCCGCATGCGCTCATCGGCCACAGCGTGGGCGAGTTCGTCGCCGCCGTGCTCGCAGGCGTGATGCGGCTGGAAGACGCCGCCCGGCTGGTGGCCCGCCGCGGGGCGCTCATGCAGGCCCAGCCCGCGGGCGCGATGCTGTCGGTGCGCCTGGGCGCGCTCGAGCTCGCGGCCCGGCTCGGCCCGTCGCTCTCGCTCGCCGCGGACAACGGCCCCACGGCCTGCGTGGTGGCGGGGCCGTTCGACGCCATTGAAGCCCTGCAGGCCGAGCTGCAGAAGGACGACATCGCAAGCCGCCTTCTGCAGACCTCGCACGCCTTCCATTCCTCCATGATGGATGCCGCCGTCGCGCCCTTCGAAGCGCTGGTCGGCGAAGTGGCGCTGCATCCGCCGACGGTGCCGATCTTCTCGACGCTCACGGGCCGCCTGCTCGAAGACGCCGAGGCCACCAGCGCCGCCTACTGGGCCCGCCACCTGCGCAGCACCGTCCAGTTCTCGCCCGCCGTGCGCAGCGCCATGGCGCAGACGGCGCGGCCGCTCTTCATTGAAGTGGGCCCCCGCAACACGCTGGCCACGCTGGTGCGCCAGCACGGCGCGCTCGAAGTGATGCCGCTGCTGCACGGCGAGCCGGCCGACGAGGCCCGCACGCTGCGGCTGGCGCTGGCCCGCCTCTGGACATGCGGCGCCGACGTCGAGCTGTCCCGGCTCGCCGTTCGCACCGGCGCACAGCGCGTGCGCCTGCCCACCTACCCCTTCGAACGCAAGCGTTTCTGGGTCGACATCGCAGCGACCGCGGCGAGCCCGGCCATTGCCTCGCCGGTTTCGCCGCCGGCCTCGCTGCCCGTTGCCCCACCCACGCCCGCGCTCTTCGTTCCACCCCCCTTCTTGGAGTCGACCGTGACAGCTGCAGCGCCCCCGCCACTTCCTTCACCTGCTTCCCCTGCGCCCACCGAGTCCATGGACGCACGCCTGCGATCCCTGTTCGAGGACATCTCCGGCATCGACATGATGCAGGCCGAAGGACACGCCGCCTTCGGCGAGCTGGGCCTGGATTCGCTCACGCTGACCCAGGTTGCCACGCAGATCAAGAAGCGCTTCAAGGTGAACCTGAGCTTTCGACAGCTCATGGAGAACTACCGCAGCTTCGACACCCTTTCCGCATTCCTGCGCGAGAGCCTGCCGGCCGAGCCCGTGGTTGCGGCAGCGTCTGTATCCACGGCTGCGGTCCCGCTGCCGGTGGCGGTGCAGGCGGCGGCTGCGCAGCCGCCGGCCGCGTTCCTGCCGGTGGTGAACGCAGCAGCCACGGGCGGCGACATCGGCAGCGCGCCGATCGTGCAGCTGGTTGCGCAGCAGATGGAACTGATGCGGCGCCAGCTCGCGCTGCTGTCGGGCGCAGGCATGGACGCGCTCGCGGCCGCGCCCACCATGCCGACCGCTGCCGCAAGCACTGCGGCCGTGGCGGCGCAACCCTCCGCCGACGGACCCGCCCCGGCCAGGGAGCCGCAGCGCTACGACGTCGCCAAGGCCTTCGGCGCCATCGCGCGGATCCACACCCAGCGCACCGCCGAGCCGAGCGGCCGGCAGAAGGCCAGGCTGGCGGCCTTCATGCGGCGCTATGTGGAGCGCACGCAAAAGAGCAAGCAGTTCACCGAAGCCAACCGTCCGCACATGGCCGACCCCCGCGTGGTGAACGGTTTCCGGCCGCTGACCAAGGAGATCACCTACCAGATCGTCATCGAGCGCTCGAAGGGATCGAAGCTCTGGGATCTCGACGGCAACGAGTACGTCGACGCGCTCAACGGCTTCGGCATGAACATGTTCGGCTGGCAGCCGGACTTCGTGCAGGAAGCGGTGCGCCGCCAGCTCGACGCAGGCTACGAGATCGGGCCGCAGCATCCGCTGGCCGCCGATGTCACCGGCCTCATCTGCGAACTCACGGGCTGCGACCGCGCGGCGCTGTGCAACACCGGCTCCGAAGCGGTGATGGCCGCGCTGCGCATCGCCCGCACGGTGACCGGGCGCAGCACCGTGGTCGTGTTCACCGGCTCCTACCACGGCACCTTCGACGAGGTGCTGGTGCGCGCCGGCAAGGGCGGCAAGGGCCTGTCGGCCGCGCCGGGCGTGATGAGCGGCATGTTCGGCGACATCCGCGTGCTGGACTACGGCACGCCGGAGGCGCTGGCCTTCATCCGCGAGAACGCCGACGACCTGGCCGCCGTGCTGGCCGAGCCGGTGCAGAGCCGCCGGCCGGACTTCCAGCCGCGCGAGTTCCTGCAGGAAGTGCGCGCCATCACCGAGCAGAGCGGCACCTGCTTCATCTTCGACGAAGTCATCACGGGCTTTCGCGTCGGGCTCGGCGGCGCCCAGGAACTGTTCGGCGTGCGCGCCGACCTGGCCACCTACGGCAAGGTGATCGGTGGCGGCTTTCCGGTGGGCGTGATCGCCGGCAAGCGGGCCTTCATGGACGCGCTCGACGGCGGCGCCTGGCAGTACGGCGACGACTCGATCCCGGGCGTCGGCGTGACCTACTTCGCCGGCACCTTCGTGCGGCACCCGCTCGCGCTGGCTGCGGCCAAGGCCTCGCTCACGCACCTGAAGGAAGCCGGCCCGTCGCTGCAGACCGGCCTCACGGGCAGCACCGCCGCCATGGCCGACGAGCTCACCGCCTGGTGCCTCGAGGTGGGCGCGCCCATCGCGATTCGCCAGTTCGCATCGCTCTGGCGCGTGAGCTGGCTCGAGGACCACCCGCTGCAGGACCTGCTGTTCGCCATGATGCGCAGCCGCGGCGTGCACATCCTGGACAACTTCCCGTGCTTCCTCACCAGCGCGCACAGCGCCGAGGACATCGCCACCATCCAGCGCGTCTTCAAGGAGTCGGTGGCCGAGATGCAGGAATCCGGCTTCCTGCCGCGCCGCGCGACGGTCGTCACGGGTTTCGACTACCGCAAGCGCTGCGAGGAAGACGGCTCCGTCCTCGCCCGCGACGTCGACGGCCAGCCCTTCTGGTACGTGCCCGACACCTCGAGCCCCAACCCCCACCTCATCAACGGAAAGGCCGCAGCATGAACGCCGTTCTTCGCCCCGCCGCCGCCCACGGCCTCATCGAATGCGTCATACCGACGACGGAATCGCAACGCGAGATCTGGCTCGGTGCGACGATGAGCACCGAGGCCTCGCTGGCCTACAACGAATCGGTGCTGCTGCGCCTGCGCGGGCCGCTGGACTCCGGTGCCATGGCACGTGCCGTGGCTCGGCTGGTCGAGCGCCACCAGGCGTTGCGCGCCACCATCTCGCCGGACGGCAGCTGCATGCTGGTCGGCCGGCCCGGCGAGGTCCTGCTGGAGCAGCAGGACCTGCGCGGCCTTTCGCCCGAAGCCCGCGCGCAGGCGCTGAAGGCCGCGCACGACGACGCGGTGTGCACGCCCTTCGCGCTGGAGCACGGCCCGCTGTTCCGGGCGGTGCTGTGCAGGCTGGGCGACGCCGAGCATGAACTCGTGATGTCGGCCCACCACGTGGTGTGCGACGGATGGTCCTGGATGGTCATCACCGAGCAGCTCGGCCATCTCTATGCCGAGCAGGCCGGCAACGGACAGCCGCTGAAGGCCGCGCCCACCTACGCGGTCTTTGCCGCGCAGGAAGCCGCCGAAGCCGCGCATCCCGACATGCAGCCGCACGTGGACTACTGGCTGGAGCGCTTCGCCGGCGGCACCCTGCCGGTGCTCGAACTGCCGGTGGACCATCCGCGCCCCGCCACGCGCACCTTCCATTCGCAGCGCACCGAACGCCTGCTCGAGCGCCGCCTGGTGAGCGCCTTGCGCTCCGTGAGCGCGAAGACCGGCGCCAGCCTGTTCGCGGGCCTGTTCAGCGGCTTCGTCGCCACGCTGCACCGGCTCACCGGGCAGGAGGACATCGTGGTGGGCATTCCCGCATCGGGCCAGATCGCGCGCGACATGCCCGGCCTGGTCGGCCATTGCGTGAACCTGTTGCCGCTGCGCATTGCCGCCCACGGGCAGCTTCGCTTCGATGCCCTGATGAGCGAATGCAGCACCGCCGTGCTCGACGCCTTCGAGCACCAGGCTCTCACCTATGGCGCGCTGCTGGGCAAGCTGTCGCTGCAGCGCGACCCGAGCCGGCTGCCGCTGGTAAGCGTGGCGTTCAACGTCGACCCCGACGTTGCGAGCAGCGCGCAGACCTTCCCGGGCATCGACGTCGCGCAGGACACGATTGCGCGCCAGTACGAGAACTTCGAGCTCTTCCTGAACCTTCGCCCGCTCGACGGCGGACTGCAGATCGAGGCGCAGTACAACACCGACCTGTTCGACGAGGCCACCGTGCAGCGCTGGCTGGACATCTACGAGTGCGTGCTTCGCTCGGCTGCGCGCAATCCCGACGAGGCCATCGGCAGGCTCGAGGTGCTGTCGGCCGAGGCCGCGCAGGCATTGATCGCGCTGCAGCCGCCGCACACGCCGCTGGAGAGCGCCCCGCACGCGCTGGCCCGCTTCCTGGCGCGCGTGCCGCTGCAGCCCGAGCGCCCCGCGGTGCGCGACGGCGCGCGGGTCTGCAGCTATGCCGAGCTCGACGCGCAATCCAACCGCCTGGCGCGGGCGCTGCGCGCACGCGGCGTGCGCCGCGGCGAGCGCGTGGGGCTGTGCCTGGAGCGCAGCATCGAGATGGTCACCGCGCTGGTGGCCGTGCTCAAGGCGGGCGCGGCCTACGTGCCGCTCGATCCCGGGTTTCCACAGGCACGGCTCGAGCACTACGCCAAGGACGCCGGGCTCTGCCTGCTGATGACCTCGTCGGACATCGCGGCGGCCCCGCGCGGCTGGCGCGCCGACGCGGGCGAGCGGGTGTTCGAGATCGACCGCGACACCGCCTGGCAACAGGAAAGCGGCGAGCCGCTGCCGCCGAGCGGCGACGACGCCGGTCCCGACGACGGCGCCTACGTGATCTACACCTCGGGCTCCACCGGCCTGCCCAAGGGCGTGTGCGCGCGGCACCACTCGGTGGTTGTCCTGCTGCAGTGGATGCAGCGCAAATCGGGCTTGAGCGCGAACGACCGGCTCGCCGCGGTGACCACCCTGTCCTTCGATATGGCGGTGCCGGACCTGCTGCTGCCGCTGTCGGGGGGGTCCGAGATCGTGATGGTGCAGCGCGAAGTGGCCATGGACGGCAACCGCCTGTGCCGGCTGCTCAAGGAAGAACGCATCACCTTCCTGCAGGCCACGCCCGGCATGTGGCAGCTGCTGCTCGACGCCCAGTGGCCCGGCGCGCCCGGTTTCCGCGGCTGGACCGGCGGCGAGGCGCTGCGGCCCAGCATGGCGTTCGCGCTGTGCGAGCGCATGGACGAGTTCTGGAACGGCTACGGGCCGACGGAGACCACCGTGTATTCCACGGCCTGGCTGGTGCGGCCGGACATCGTCGCCTCGCGCGGCGTGTCGATCGGCCACCCCGTCGACAACACCGAGATCTGGATCCTCGATGCCGACCTGCAGCCCTGCCCGATCGGCGTGCCGGGCGAGATCTGCATCGCGGGCGACGGCCTGGCACTGGGCTATATCGACCGCCCCGAACTCACGGCCGAGCGCTTCGTCGCCGCCCGCATCTTCGGCAGCGCAAAAACCGTCTACCGCACCGGCGACCGCGGCCGCTGGCGCAACGACGGGCTCATCGAACACCTGGGCCGGCTCGACTTCCAGCTCAAGGTACGGGGCTACCGCATCGAGCCCGGCGAGATCGAGGCGCGCTGCTGCGAGGTGGCCGGCGTGTCGCGCTGCGTGGTGGTGGCGCGAGAAGACAGCCCCGGCGATGTCCGGCTGGTGGCCTACCTTGCGCTGACGCCCGGCGTCGACTTCGAACTCGACACGCTGATGGCGCACCTGCGAGAGCACCTGCCGGCCTTCATGCTGCCGCAGCACGTGGTGGCGCTGAACGCGCTGCCCACGCTGCCCAACGGCAAGGTCGACCGCATCTCGCTGCCCGCGCCGCAGGCGGTGTCGCGCGACGAGGCGCGGCGCGGCGCCGGCCCGCGCACCGAATGCGAACGCAAGGTGCTCGCCACCATGGAAAAGGTGCTGAGCCTGCCGGGCCTGGACATGCGCGACGACTTCTTCACGATGGGCGGGCATTCGCTGCTGGCCTCGCGCCTGACCACGCTGCTGAGCCGCGAATTCCAGATCACGCTGCCGCTGCGCTCGCTGTTCGAGGCGCCCACGGCCGAAAAGCTGGCCGCCGTGGTCGAAGGCCTGCAGAACGCCGGCGCCGGCGCGCAGGCACCGCTGCCCTGCCGCATCGATCGCAAGACGGCACCGCTCACGCCCTCGCAGGAGCGCATCCGCTTCATGGAAGACCTGCATCCGGGCCGCTCCGTCTACAACGCTCCCGCGGCCCAGCGCCTGACCGGCGTCTTCGACGCGGAGCGCTTCGAGGCCGCGTTCAAGGAAATCATCCGCCGCCAGCCCGCCATGCGCACCCGCATGGGCACCGATCCGCACACGGGCCAGCCGGCCCAGCTGATCGCGGAGTCGGTGGATTTCTCGCTGCCCTTCGTCGACCTGCGCGACCTGCCGGCCGACCAGCGCGAAGCCGAACTGGCCGAACGCATGCAGGAGCTCGCCGACCGGCCGATCGACATCCACCGTGCGCCGATGCTGCATGCCGCAGTGTTCCAGCTCGACGTGCACGAGCATGTGTTCGTCTTCGTGCCGCACCACCTGATCTGGGACGGCTGGTCCTTCGACCTGCTCCAGCGCGAGCTCTCCGCCATCTACGACGCGGCGGAGCGCGGGCGTGCGCATGCGCTGGCGCCCATCGCCACCACGCAGGGCGACTATGCCGAGTGGCTGGCGAACTGGATGAAGGAGCCGTCGTTCCAGGACCAGCTCGACTTCTGGCTCAAGCGCTTCGCCGGCGCACCGATGCCGCGCCTGCCCAACACCGACATGCCGCGCCGCGCGGGCAAGAGCGGCCAGGGCGGCGCCCACTGGATCCGCGTCGATCTCGCCACCACCCAGCAGCTGCGCAAGGTCGCGCGCGACATGGACGTGACGCTCAGCATGCTGACCTTCGGCGTGTACGCGTTCGCCATGAGCCGCATCGTCGGCTCCGAGGCCATCGTCATCGCGAACCCCGTGCGCGGCCGGCAGCAGCCCGAGACCGAAGACGTGATGGGCTTCTTCACCAACGTGCTGCCGGTGTCGCTGCAGGTCGGCCTGGAACAGCCGCTCGCGGAGTTCATGCGCTACGTGAAGCGCGAGCTGCTGTCGCTGATGAACTACCAGCAGGTGCCGTTCGAGCGCCTGATGGCGGAGCCCTCGCTCGGCGCACGCATCAGGGCGGTCGGGCCCTACCAGTCGATGTTCTCGTTCCAGGACGCGCGCGACCGTGCGCGCCGGCTCGGCAGCCTGCAGACGCGGCAGCTACACCTGATGCAGCGCGGCGCCACCGACGACATCGGCGTGTGGCTGATGGACAAGCCGCACGGGCTGGAAGGCGCGCTGATCTACAACGCGGACATCTACCTGCGCGAGACCGGGGCGCAGCTGCGCGACCGCTATCTCGAACTGCTGCAGAGGGTGGCCGATCATCCCGAGGCGTCGCTGGCCGACCTTGCCAGCGAGGAAGGCTCCGCGAGCGCCGTCTATCTGCGCAAGCTCGCGGCCGTCGATCCGCTCAGGGCTGCGGCGCCGGTGGATGCGCCGGCCGGTGCGGCCAAGGCGCAAGACACCATCCTGAACCCCGAGCATGCGCGGCTCGCGCAGATCTGGGCCTCCGTGATCGGGATCGATGTCAACGACATCCGCTCGAGCGACAACTTCTTCGATCTCGGCGGAGATTCGCTGCTCGTGCTGCGCGCGATCCAGCAGGCCGAGAAGACGCTGGGCTACCACGTGAATTCGCGCCGCTACCTGTTCGAGAACCTCGGGCAGATCGCCTCGTCCGCGCACCGGGCCGCGGAGGATGCCGAGCTCGCGGATCTCGGCAAGCTGCCGCTCGGCAACCTCAAGGGCCCGGCGCGCGGCGACGGCCTGCTGAGTCGCGCCTTCGGCAGCTGGCTGCGCAAGGAGTGATCCATCATGGGCCCCGCAGCTTTCTCCCTGAGCTCCGTCGAGGCGCCGGTCTGCCGGTATCTCGAACTGGACGTCGGCCCCGGCCCCGAGGCGCAGCGGCTCCTCAGCGACGAGGAGCATGAGCGCGCCGCACAGTTCCGGTTCGAGGCCGACCGGCAGCGCTTCGTGGCGGCGCATGTCGCGCTGCGGTACGCGCTGGCTGCGCACACCGGCGAGAGCCCCGAGGCGCTGCGCTTCACCCGCAGCGCATTCGGCAAGCCTTCGCTGTCGGGCTGGCCGCGGGTGCGGTTCTCGCTGAGTCACAGCCAGGCGCTGGGACTGCTCGCCATCGGCGAACGCGGTCCGCTGGGGGCCGACGTCGA
It includes:
- a CDS encoding non-ribosomal peptide synthetase, producing MNAVLRPAAAHGLIECVIPTTESQREIWLGATMSTEASLAYNESVLLRLRGPLDSGAMARAVARLVERHQALRATISPDGSCMLVGRPGEVLLEQQDLRGLSPEARAQALKAAHDDAVCTPFALEHGPLFRAVLCRLGDAEHELVMSAHHVVCDGWSWMVITEQLGHLYAEQAGNGQPLKAAPTYAVFAAQEAAEAAHPDMQPHVDYWLERFAGGTLPVLELPVDHPRPATRTFHSQRTERLLERRLVSALRSVSAKTGASLFAGLFSGFVATLHRLTGQEDIVVGIPASGQIARDMPGLVGHCVNLLPLRIAAHGQLRFDALMSECSTAVLDAFEHQALTYGALLGKLSLQRDPSRLPLVSVAFNVDPDVASSAQTFPGIDVAQDTIARQYENFELFLNLRPLDGGLQIEAQYNTDLFDEATVQRWLDIYECVLRSAARNPDEAIGRLEVLSAEAAQALIALQPPHTPLESAPHALARFLARVPLQPERPAVRDGARVCSYAELDAQSNRLARALRARGVRRGERVGLCLERSIEMVTALVAVLKAGAAYVPLDPGFPQARLEHYAKDAGLCLLMTSSDIAAAPRGWRADAGERVFEIDRDTAWQQESGEPLPPSGDDAGPDDGAYVIYTSGSTGLPKGVCARHHSVVVLLQWMQRKSGLSANDRLAAVTTLSFDMAVPDLLLPLSGGSEIVMVQREVAMDGNRLCRLLKEERITFLQATPGMWQLLLDAQWPGAPGFRGWTGGEALRPSMAFALCERMDEFWNGYGPTETTVYSTAWLVRPDIVASRGVSIGHPVDNTEIWILDADLQPCPIGVPGEICIAGDGLALGYIDRPELTAERFVAARIFGSAKTVYRTGDRGRWRNDGLIEHLGRLDFQLKVRGYRIEPGEIEARCCEVAGVSRCVVVAREDSPGDVRLVAYLALTPGVDFELDTLMAHLREHLPAFMLPQHVVALNALPTLPNGKVDRISLPAPQAVSRDEARRGAGPRTECERKVLATMEKVLSLPGLDMRDDFFTMGGHSLLASRLTTLLSREFQITLPLRSLFEAPTAEKLAAVVEGLQNAGAGAQAPLPCRIDRKTAPLTPSQERIRFMEDLHPGRSVYNAPAAQRLTGVFDAERFEAAFKEIIRRQPAMRTRMGTDPHTGQPAQLIAESVDFSLPFVDLRDLPADQREAELAERMQELADRPIDIHRAPMLHAAVFQLDVHEHVFVFVPHHLIWDGWSFDLLQRELSAIYDAAERGRAHALAPIATTQGDYAEWLANWMKEPSFQDQLDFWLKRFAGAPMPRLPNTDMPRRAGKSGQGGAHWIRVDLATTQQLRKVARDMDVTLSMLTFGVYAFAMSRIVGSEAIVIANPVRGRQQPETEDVMGFFTNVLPVSLQVGLEQPLAEFMRYVKRELLSLMNYQQVPFERLMAEPSLGARIRAVGPYQSMFSFQDARDRARRLGSLQTRQLHLMQRGATDDIGVWLMDKPHGLEGALIYNADIYLRETGAQLRDRYLELLQRVADHPEASLADLASEEGSASAVYLRKLAAVDPLRAAAPVDAPAGAAKAQDTILNPEHARLAQIWASVIGIDVNDIRSSDNFFDLGGDSLLVLRAIQQAEKTLGYHVNSRRYLFENLGQIASSAHRAAEDAELADLGKLPLGNLKGPARGDGLLSRAFGSWLRKE